The following proteins come from a genomic window of Candidatus Binataceae bacterium:
- a CDS encoding DUF448 domain-containing protein, giving the protein MRRRNHKPERTCIGCMTRDAQAAMVRLAAVEGVVRVDERRRLGGRGGYLHPRRQCLDRFARARAREFRSLRVAIERGRRELITRMLQERLDKGEHSLIE; this is encoded by the coding sequence ATGCGGCGGCGAAATCATAAGCCCGAGCGAACCTGCATCGGATGCATGACGCGCGACGCGCAGGCCGCGATGGTGCGGCTGGCGGCGGTCGAAGGCGTCGTGCGCGTCGACGAGCGACGGCGCCTTGGCGGACGCGGCGGCTATCTGCATCCGCGCCGCCAATGTCTGGATCGTTTCGCGCGTGCCCGCGCGCGCGAGTTCCGTTCGCTGCGCGTGGCGATCGAGCGCGGAAGGCGGGAGTTGATTACGCGAATGTTACAGGAGCGGCTGGATAAGGGAGAGCACTCTCTAATAGAGTAG
- the nusA gene encoding transcription termination factor NusA, whose amino-acid sequence MTGELNRVIEQVSKEKGIDKTIVISAVEEMMHSAARRTFGNERNIESRYNSELGEVELFEIKTVVDQVANPQAEATVAEARAKYDPEAEVGDEILIKLDTATMGRIAAQAAKQNLIQHIRDAERKQIFNEFKDRKSEVVSGIVQRFERKNMIVNLGRTEAILPEKEQIPHERYRQGDRIRALILDVDLSEKGLSIVLSRTANEFLCKLFEQEVPEIYEGIVEIRQCAREPGGRAKVAVYSKDSDVDPVGACVGMKGTRVQAVVQELRGEKIDIVPWTDDQAELVCRALAPAKVSKVIIDEDEHAMEVVVPDDQLSLAIGKRGQNVRLAHRLSGWKIDLRSDSEAEEEARAARASLNAIPGIGDINAELLYQWGFRTAEQLAETSEESFEVEGISPERARQLILAAREWVAKKHTDEEAAAAAAAQAAAEKAEAEAAVAASADEAALEAANGGIEDGAGGAEGAGVSEEEDAAAKS is encoded by the coding sequence ATGACCGGAGAGCTTAACCGGGTTATCGAGCAGGTTTCCAAGGAAAAAGGGATCGACAAGACGATCGTTATCAGCGCGGTCGAGGAGATGATGCATTCGGCGGCGCGGCGGACGTTTGGTAACGAGCGCAATATCGAGTCGCGCTACAACTCCGAGCTCGGCGAGGTCGAACTGTTCGAGATCAAGACGGTGGTCGACCAGGTCGCCAATCCGCAGGCCGAGGCGACGGTCGCCGAAGCCCGCGCCAAGTACGATCCCGAGGCCGAGGTCGGCGACGAAATTCTGATCAAGCTCGATACGGCGACGATGGGCCGGATCGCGGCGCAGGCGGCCAAGCAGAACCTGATCCAGCACATCCGCGACGCCGAGCGCAAGCAGATCTTCAACGAGTTCAAGGACCGCAAGAGCGAAGTCGTCTCGGGTATCGTGCAGCGCTTCGAGCGCAAGAACATGATCGTCAACCTCGGCCGCACCGAGGCGATCCTGCCCGAAAAGGAACAGATTCCGCACGAGCGTTATCGCCAGGGCGATCGTATCCGCGCGCTCATCCTCGACGTCGACCTCTCCGAGAAGGGGCTGTCGATCGTGCTCTCGCGCACCGCGAACGAATTCCTGTGCAAACTGTTCGAGCAGGAGGTGCCGGAAATCTACGAGGGCATCGTCGAGATTCGCCAGTGCGCGCGCGAGCCCGGCGGCCGGGCCAAGGTTGCGGTTTACTCCAAGGACTCCGACGTCGATCCGGTCGGCGCCTGCGTCGGGATGAAGGGGACGCGGGTCCAGGCCGTGGTGCAGGAGCTGCGCGGCGAAAAGATCGACATCGTGCCGTGGACCGACGACCAGGCCGAATTGGTCTGCCGCGCGCTCGCGCCGGCCAAGGTCTCCAAGGTAATCATCGACGAGGACGAGCACGCAATGGAGGTGGTGGTGCCCGACGACCAGCTTTCGCTGGCGATCGGCAAGCGCGGCCAGAACGTGCGCCTTGCCCATCGATTGTCCGGATGGAAGATCGATCTGCGCAGCGATTCGGAGGCGGAAGAAGAGGCGCGCGCCGCGCGGGCCTCCCTCAATGCCATCCCCGGCATCGGCGATATCAACGCCGAGCTTCTCTACCAGTGGGGATTCCGCACTGCCGAGCAGCTCGCCGAGACCTCCGAGGAATCGTTCGAGGTCGAGGGAATCTCGCCCGAGCGCGCCCGCCAGCTGATCCTGGCCGCGCGCGAATGGGTTGCCAAGAAGCATACTGATGAAGAGGCGGCCGCGGCCGCCGCGGCGCAGGCCGCGGCCGAGAAGGCCGAGGCTGAAGCGGCGGTTGCAGCTTCGGCCGACGAGGCCGCGCTCGAAGCGGCGAATGGCGGTATCGAGGACGGCGCCGGCGGCGCCGAGGGCGCAGGCGTGAGCGAAGAGGAAGATGCGGCGGCGAAATCATAA
- the rimP gene encoding ribosome maturation factor RimP, whose translation MTDAGAAGNGRQGQEMVVQLHPVAMRVAELLGPHIERQGFELVSVEYHKGTRSSMLRLLMDRPGGGIGLADLERLSPMLSDLLDVYDPIEGRYTLEVASPGLNRPLTRRADFEAFVGQRVKVRTHRAIDGQKSFTGALASVDAEGVEIEDEASRRRLRIGFGEMKGANYEYDFDGAGRRCGR comes from the coding sequence GTGACTGACGCAGGCGCGGCGGGAAATGGCAGGCAGGGCCAGGAGATGGTGGTGCAACTCCATCCGGTGGCGATGCGCGTGGCCGAGTTGCTCGGGCCGCATATCGAGCGACAGGGCTTCGAGCTCGTCTCGGTCGAGTATCACAAGGGCACGCGCAGCTCGATGTTGCGTCTGTTGATGGATCGGCCGGGCGGCGGTATTGGGCTCGCCGACCTGGAGCGTCTCTCCCCGATGCTGAGCGACCTGCTGGACGTTTACGATCCGATCGAGGGGCGCTACACGCTGGAGGTCGCCTCACCCGGGCTGAATCGCCCGCTCACGCGGCGCGCCGATTTCGAGGCGTTTGTCGGCCAGCGGGTCAAAGTCAGGACGCATCGCGCGATCGACGGCCAGAAGTCCTTCACCGGCGCGCTTGCGTCGGTGGATGCAGAGGGAGTTGAGATAGAAGACGAAGCGAGCCGGCGCCGCCTGCGAATCGGCTTCGGCGAAATGAAGGGAGCGAACTACGAATACGATTTTGATGGAGCCGGACGCCGATGCGGCCGCTGA